DNA from Candidatus Glassbacteria bacterium:
TCCATGTCCGATGCCGAAGCCGCGGCATTCCTCAACGTCTACCAGACCTCCTACGTGGGATTGGTCCATAACGGGCGCATGCAACCCGGGGACATCGTCCTGGTGCACGGGGGGGCCGGAGGCGTGGGGCTGGCCGCGATTCAGATCGCCAAGGCCAAGGGGTGCACCGTCATCGCCACCGCCTCCAGCGAGGAAAAGCTGGCCGCCTGCAGGGAGCAGGGCGCCGACCACGTGGTGAACTACGCGGTTGAGGATTTCGTCCAGGCCGTGCAGGAGTACACCGCCGGGCACGGGGCCGACATCATCTACGATCCGGTGGGCGGGGACGTGTTCGACCAAAGCCGGCGCTGCATCGCCTTCGGCGGGCGGCTGGTGGTGGTGGGATTCGCCAGCGGGCGTATCCCCGAAATCGCCGCCAACCGCATACTGC
Protein-coding regions in this window:
- a CDS encoding zinc-binding dehydrogenase, with the translated sequence SMSDAEAAAFLNVYQTSYVGLVHNGRMQPGDIVLVHGGAGGVGLAAIQIAKAKGCTVIATASSEEKLAACREQGADHVVNYAVEDFVQAVQEYTAGHGADIIYDPVGGDVFDQSRRCIAFGGRLVVVGFASGRIPEIAANRILLRNFSLTGFTLHGYKAHRPQVLADSHADLIQLHAAGQVKPVISHTLPMSRLVEGIELLETRRSIGKVVMVPGSLA